A part of Neochlamydia sp. AcF84 genomic DNA contains:
- a CDS encoding valine--tRNA ligase, whose product MSPLPVESTELPKAYEAKQVDTKWFSFWESKGYFNANPNSPKKPFCIVIPPPNVTGQLHMGHALTNTLQDVLIRWKRMSGFETLWVPGTDHAGISTQTVVERHLIKTTGKKRKDFSREEFLQHVWKWKEENESRITNQLKKMGCSCDWTRQRFTLDEGNNRAVKTMFKKLYEMGLIYRGDYLVNWDPVTQTALADDEVEYEEKQSFLWFFQYPLSDASGFVSFATTRPETMLGDTALAVSPKDPRYAQWIGKTVYHPLTKQHIPLIADHLVDPDFGTGVVKITPAHDPIDYQIGLSHHLPFINIMTPDGRINEKGGKYAGLSMEEARQAVIEEMQQQGLLKQVVPHLHRVGVSYRSKAIIQPYMSKQWFIKMEGFAKKLRAALTEERIHFIPKNWENTYLHWIDNLRDWCISRQLWWGHRIPVWYHRKNPEKIICYEGEGLPPEIAKNPEDWVQEEDVLDTWFSSGLWPFAALGWPEQNAVLKKFYPNSVLITGHDILFFWVARMIFMGEQAMEQVPFPDIYLHGLIYGKSYWRKTAEGGISYLTDKERLEYDLGKPIPPDVQSNWEKMSKTKGNVIDPLEIIDEYGTDAMRMALCASANQAREIDLDRRRFEEFRNFANKIWNGARFIFMNLQGEHALSPEEFARGLNENILALEDRWILSVLNRVVHKVNTKLAHYQFDQAALEAYDFFWKEFCSYYLEIAKPILFGKQGTSEDRKNKQKLLAIVLCQSMRLIHPMAPFISEELFQQLKRLLGASPRHTDVDLYTQEAIEALQSPACIVAPYPQVTHKLDCHAEIDHAFNVIENIVYLIRNLRGEMKLPLNAVTNVHIVGKEDNKLLRLIKENISIIKALIKINEFQLHHVEKEFGLSSSTFYQSLKIIIPIPEELMKQEKARLLKEKERLNSVIDKINIQLANHDFVAKAPAALIQKHTEQLVQAKKSLEEVTAKLSQLA is encoded by the coding sequence ATGAGCCCCTTACCTGTTGAGTCTACCGAACTACCTAAAGCTTATGAGGCCAAGCAGGTTGACACCAAGTGGTTTAGTTTTTGGGAAAGCAAAGGGTATTTTAACGCCAATCCAAATTCTCCCAAAAAGCCTTTTTGTATTGTTATCCCCCCCCCTAACGTGACGGGTCAGCTTCATATGGGGCATGCACTTACTAATACTTTACAAGATGTTCTTATTCGCTGGAAACGCATGTCTGGATTTGAAACTCTGTGGGTTCCAGGAACTGACCATGCAGGTATTTCTACTCAAACAGTAGTGGAACGCCATCTAATTAAAACTACTGGTAAAAAACGCAAAGATTTTTCCCGAGAAGAATTTTTACAACATGTGTGGAAATGGAAAGAAGAAAATGAAAGCCGTATAACCAACCAGTTAAAAAAGATGGGCTGTTCTTGTGATTGGACACGCCAACGCTTTACCCTCGATGAAGGAAATAACCGCGCCGTCAAAACGATGTTTAAAAAACTCTATGAGATGGGGTTAATCTATCGTGGAGATTATCTGGTGAATTGGGATCCTGTGACCCAAACCGCTCTGGCTGATGACGAGGTAGAATATGAAGAAAAGCAATCTTTTCTATGGTTTTTCCAGTATCCTTTAAGCGACGCTTCTGGTTTTGTAAGCTTTGCCACTACCCGCCCTGAAACTATGTTGGGAGATACAGCTCTTGCCGTATCCCCTAAAGATCCACGCTATGCACAATGGATAGGTAAAACTGTTTATCACCCTTTAACTAAACAGCATATTCCCCTCATTGCCGATCATCTTGTAGATCCTGACTTTGGAACGGGAGTGGTCAAAATTACACCTGCCCACGATCCTATCGACTATCAAATAGGTTTGTCACACCATCTTCCTTTTATTAATATCATGACACCCGATGGCAGAATTAACGAAAAAGGCGGAAAGTATGCAGGATTATCGATGGAAGAAGCGCGCCAAGCGGTAATAGAAGAGATGCAACAGCAAGGCCTTTTGAAACAGGTGGTTCCTCATCTTCACCGCGTAGGAGTCTCCTACCGTTCTAAAGCCATCATTCAGCCCTACATGTCTAAGCAATGGTTTATCAAGATGGAGGGCTTTGCTAAAAAATTACGGGCTGCTTTGACCGAAGAGCGCATTCATTTTATTCCTAAAAATTGGGAAAACACCTATCTCCATTGGATAGATAACTTACGTGATTGGTGCATTAGCCGACAGCTATGGTGGGGACACCGCATCCCGGTATGGTACCATCGTAAAAACCCTGAGAAGATTATCTGTTATGAAGGAGAAGGCCTGCCTCCGGAGATTGCAAAAAATCCTGAAGATTGGGTACAGGAAGAAGATGTGTTGGATACCTGGTTTTCATCAGGCCTTTGGCCCTTTGCAGCATTAGGATGGCCAGAACAGAACGCCGTACTTAAAAAGTTTTATCCTAATTCCGTGTTAATTACCGGCCATGATATTTTATTCTTTTGGGTAGCCCGTATGATTTTTATGGGTGAGCAGGCTATGGAGCAAGTTCCTTTTCCTGATATTTATCTACATGGCTTGATTTACGGCAAATCTTATTGGAGAAAGACAGCAGAAGGAGGAATCTCCTATCTTACCGATAAAGAACGCTTAGAATATGATCTAGGCAAGCCGATCCCTCCCGATGTTCAATCAAATTGGGAAAAAATGTCCAAAACTAAAGGCAACGTCATTGATCCTTTAGAAATTATCGATGAGTATGGCACGGATGCGATGCGCATGGCTTTATGTGCTAGTGCTAATCAAGCGCGAGAGATCGATTTAGATCGACGACGTTTTGAAGAATTTCGTAATTTTGCTAATAAAATTTGGAATGGAGCCCGCTTTATTTTTATGAATCTTCAGGGAGAGCATGCTTTAAGCCCCGAAGAGTTTGCTCGAGGACTTAATGAAAATATTCTTGCTCTAGAAGATCGCTGGATTCTTTCTGTACTTAATCGCGTGGTCCATAAAGTTAATACTAAATTAGCTCATTATCAATTTGATCAAGCTGCCTTGGAAGCATACGATTTTTTCTGGAAAGAATTTTGTTCTTATTATCTGGAGATTGCTAAACCCATACTTTTTGGCAAACAAGGAACAAGCGAAGACCGAAAAAACAAACAAAAGCTGTTAGCTATTGTGCTTTGTCAGTCAATGCGTCTTATCCACCCTATGGCACCTTTTATCAGTGAAGAGCTCTTTCAGCAACTCAAGCGTTTGCTAGGGGCTAGCCCAAGGCATACCGACGTGGATCTTTATACGCAAGAAGCTATAGAGGCATTACAGAGCCCAGCCTGTATTGTGGCCCCTTATCCCCAAGTGACTCATAAGCTAGATTGCCATGCTGAAATCGATCATGCTTTTAATGTTATCGAAAATATCGTTTACCTCATTCGTAACTTGCGGGGTGAAATGAAGCTACCTCTTAATGCAGTTACCAATGTGCACATCGTGGGAAAAGAAGATAATAAGCTTCTTAGGTTAATAAAAGAAAATATAAGCATTATTAAAGCACTGATAAAAATTAATGAATTTCAACTCCACCATGTGGAAAAAGAATTTGGACTTTCTTCCTCTACCTTTTATCAAAGTCTTAAGATCATTATTCCTATACCCGAAGAGCTCATGAAGCAGGAAAAAGCTCGCCTATTGAAAGAAAAAGAGCGCTTAAACTCTGTCATTGATAAAATTAATATACAATTAGCTAATCATGATTTTGTAGCCAAAGCTCCTGCCGCCTTGATACAAAAACATACAGAACAGTTGGTACAAGCCAAGAAAAGCTTAGAGGAAGTTACCGCAAAATTAAGCCAATTGGCATAA
- the pknD gene encoding serine/threonine-protein kinase PknD — protein sequence MEFYCSYCHHQFSLENHAEKGRPKFCPYCSTPLHKKSQAKSLPPKELPHEEAAPMVAEAATSFVSNQLPEEKQVQFSLGNYKILESIGKGGMGEVFLAYDTSCGRRLALKRIREDLLQHPQVHHRFLKEAHITSQLTHPAIIPIYSIYAEKNQAYYTMPFVEGETLKQVLKNARKQDKLGLKSGQTSSIPSLMRIFLSLCQAVAYAHSKGILHRDLKLENVIVGKYGETVILDWGLAHLLRAESAEEEIYQEPSKDLKQGSFYHITRLGKVVGTIAYMAPERALGQPATFQTDIYSLGVILYQMLTLRHPFKRGSLKDFRKNMTQEKLYDPMEVAPYRDVPRILSRIALKCLAVALDQRYSTVDDVIHDLETYLEGRSEWFQITELQVSNKNDWEFQENVLIAEYTAITRGTEISDWVSLMISKDSFAENTKIEAQVKLGKKCHGIGFLLSIPEIAERTHLNDGYCLWLGSQSHRSTKLLRSAVEVMHHPDIFLQGEEWYHIRIEKIDQNIHFYLNNIHQFSYISHLPLAGTHLGLLSRDADYEISPLSISVGSLNIRVNCLAVPDAFLAHKDYTTALSEYRRIGYSFPGTAEGREAMFRAGITLLEQARNNHSPEKKQQLYEDSLEEFWKLHSTPGAPLEYLGKALVYQALDDPDEEIKCFELAYRRYPQHPLLPVLEEQILYRMLESSRHNRKATYQFILFVLRYLPSIISQNNVRKLFHSLQRHWEPLHFMLNEIEMANSEKLKNFDFAIHLAFWTAKPYALSEILDDLIKLEPIPLTLCTNAIYALIELGSYALAKVKLNELNKKTPSSQALLHETELLTIAIKVYQQPIEKCLDHLIKLLPKRSLERNELRALTHLIRFAIKKHNYPFIFEAVKKMHSFTLAPEASIGLNCALIFAHLAEKNWEKAGELLQQYPFEIINQEWHPLHLFYGIWLYMTKGKERAYLHFSEVLEVPFPRSWTLFSHMIAFKIDESPAWLNKAFTWEKRQLYSQASFFFHCIGDEEKHAHYSRLEAQQYVYAKI from the coding sequence GTGGAATTTTACTGTTCATATTGCCATCATCAATTTTCTCTTGAAAATCATGCAGAGAAAGGGCGGCCAAAATTTTGCCCTTACTGCTCAACGCCTCTTCATAAAAAGTCTCAAGCTAAATCTCTACCTCCTAAAGAGCTGCCTCACGAGGAAGCTGCTCCAATGGTAGCAGAAGCAGCCACTTCTTTTGTTTCTAACCAGCTGCCTGAAGAAAAGCAAGTTCAATTTTCTCTCGGTAATTACAAAATTCTTGAAAGCATTGGTAAAGGAGGGATGGGAGAAGTTTTTTTAGCCTATGATACCTCCTGTGGACGCCGCCTAGCCCTTAAACGCATTCGTGAAGATCTACTTCAACATCCTCAAGTTCATCATCGCTTTTTAAAAGAAGCCCACATTACAAGCCAGCTGACTCATCCTGCTATTATTCCTATTTATTCTATTTATGCAGAAAAAAACCAGGCTTACTACACCATGCCTTTTGTGGAAGGAGAGACCTTAAAACAAGTTCTAAAGAATGCTAGGAAACAAGATAAGTTAGGTTTAAAATCAGGGCAAACTAGTTCGATACCCTCATTGATGCGCATTTTCCTTAGCCTCTGCCAAGCAGTGGCTTATGCTCACTCCAAAGGTATTTTACATAGAGACCTTAAACTTGAAAATGTCATTGTAGGAAAATATGGCGAAACCGTGATCCTTGATTGGGGGTTAGCTCATCTTTTAAGAGCAGAAAGTGCAGAAGAGGAAATTTATCAAGAGCCTTCCAAAGATCTTAAGCAGGGTTCTTTCTATCATATTACGCGTCTTGGAAAAGTTGTTGGAACGATTGCTTATATGGCACCCGAAAGGGCTTTAGGTCAGCCAGCCACTTTTCAGACAGATATCTACTCACTGGGAGTGATCCTATACCAGATGCTAACCTTAAGGCATCCTTTCAAAAGAGGTTCTTTAAAAGACTTTAGAAAAAATATGACTCAAGAAAAGCTATATGATCCCATGGAAGTAGCTCCTTATCGTGATGTACCACGCATCCTCTCTAGAATTGCTTTAAAGTGCCTAGCTGTAGCATTAGACCAACGTTATTCAACGGTTGATGATGTGATTCACGATCTAGAAACCTACCTCGAAGGCCGCTCAGAATGGTTTCAGATAACAGAATTACAAGTAAGCAATAAAAACGACTGGGAATTCCAAGAAAATGTTTTAATTGCTGAATATACTGCCATTACGCGTGGGACGGAAATTTCTGATTGGGTCAGCTTGATGATTTCTAAGGATTCTTTCGCAGAAAATACTAAAATTGAAGCCCAGGTTAAATTAGGAAAAAAATGCCACGGCATTGGCTTTCTTCTTAGTATCCCAGAAATTGCTGAGCGCACGCATCTAAATGATGGCTATTGTTTATGGTTAGGTTCTCAATCTCATCGTTCCACAAAGCTGCTGCGCTCGGCAGTAGAGGTGATGCATCATCCGGATATTTTTTTACAAGGAGAGGAGTGGTACCATATACGCATTGAAAAAATCGATCAAAATATTCACTTTTATTTAAATAACATTCATCAATTTTCATATATTAGTCATTTACCCTTAGCGGGCACTCACCTAGGACTACTATCGCGCGACGCTGATTATGAAATTTCTCCTCTTAGTATTTCAGTAGGAAGCCTTAATATCCGGGTGAATTGCCTGGCTGTTCCTGATGCCTTTCTTGCTCATAAAGATTATACTACAGCTTTAAGTGAATATCGACGTATCGGCTACTCCTTTCCGGGAACGGCTGAAGGTAGAGAAGCTATGTTTAGAGCTGGGATAACCCTTCTTGAGCAAGCTCGCAACAATCATAGCCCAGAAAAGAAACAGCAACTTTATGAAGACTCTTTAGAGGAATTCTGGAAACTGCATTCTACTCCTGGTGCCCCCCTAGAATATCTAGGTAAAGCTCTCGTTTATCAAGCATTAGATGATCCTGATGAAGAAATCAAATGTTTTGAGCTAGCGTATCGTCGCTACCCTCAACATCCTCTTCTTCCTGTGCTTGAAGAGCAAATCCTTTATCGCATGCTTGAAAGTTCCAGGCATAATCGTAAAGCTACCTATCAATTTATATTATTTGTTTTACGCTACCTTCCTTCTATCATCTCACAAAACAATGTTAGAAAGCTATTTCATAGCCTGCAAAGGCATTGGGAGCCCTTACATTTTATGTTAAATGAAATAGAGATGGCCAATTCTGAGAAATTGAAAAATTTTGACTTTGCTATCCATCTTGCCTTTTGGACAGCAAAGCCTTATGCCTTAAGTGAAATCCTCGATGATCTTATTAAGCTTGAGCCTATTCCCTTAACCTTATGCACTAACGCTATTTATGCGCTTATCGAGCTTGGCAGCTATGCCCTTGCCAAAGTTAAATTGAACGAGCTAAATAAAAAAACCCCTTCTTCTCAAGCGCTTTTACATGAAACAGAGCTTCTTACAATCGCTATAAAAGTTTACCAACAGCCTATCGAAAAATGTTTGGATCACCTAATTAAACTATTACCTAAGCGTTCTCTTGAAAGAAACGAGCTTCGAGCTTTAACCCATCTTATCAGGTTTGCCATTAAGAAGCACAACTACCCTTTTATTTTCGAAGCCGTAAAAAAAATGCACTCCTTTACCTTAGCTCCCGAAGCTTCAATTGGGCTTAATTGTGCCCTGATTTTCGCTCATCTGGCTGAAAAAAATTGGGAAAAAGCGGGTGAATTGCTGCAACAATATCCTTTTGAAATTATCAATCAGGAATGGCATCCTCTCCACCTATTCTACGGCATATGGCTATACATGACTAAAGGCAAGGAGAGAGCTTACCTACACTTTTCAGAAGTATTAGAGGTGCCTTTTCCTCGTTCGTGGACTCTATTTAGCCATATGATAGCTTTTAAAATCGATGAAAGTCCTGCCTGGTTAAATAAAGCTTTCACTTGGGAAAAGCGCCAGCTCTATTCACAGGCTTCCTTTTTTTTCCATTGTATTGGCGACGAAGAAAAACATGCTCATTACTCTCGCCTTGAAGCCCAGCAATATGTTTATGCTAAAATCTAA
- a CDS encoding DUF192 domain-containing protein codes for MHPAYLLFLLLMYTVLPLHAGTIPIEVEIAFTEEERAWGLMQRSHLPENQGMLFYFPKGNLWMFNTLIDLSAAFLDKKGSILEIAELKSYPEKMDPHRPVNKLNEMWKYPADDKIYLFFLQKSKALPKGTYYVLEMNKEWFKKQGVTVGDKVVWHLNSSQASIVKLSSPSTGE; via the coding sequence ATGCATCCAGCTTATCTTTTATTTTTGCTTTTAATGTATACAGTTTTACCTTTACATGCTGGAACAATTCCTATCGAAGTAGAAATAGCTTTTACAGAGGAAGAGCGCGCCTGGGGCTTGATGCAACGCTCCCATTTACCAGAGAATCAAGGAATGTTGTTTTACTTTCCTAAAGGAAATCTTTGGATGTTCAATACTTTAATAGATCTTTCAGCAGCATTTTTAGATAAGAAAGGTAGCATCTTAGAGATAGCCGAGCTAAAATCTTATCCTGAAAAGATGGATCCTCATCGACCTGTAAATAAATTAAACGAGATGTGGAAATATCCTGCGGATGATAAAATATATTTATTCTTTTTGCAAAAAAGTAAGGCGCTACCTAAGGGAACTTACTATGTTTTAGAGATGAATAAAGAATGGTTCAAAAAACAGGGAGTCACTGTAGGAGATAAAGTCGTGTGGCATTTAAATTCTTCCCAGGCCTCTATAGTAAAGCTCTCCTCCCCTTCGACAGGTGAGTAA